The window GCGAGAAGGAACGGTGTGACCTCCTTCGGCCACGGCGGGTAGACTGCTTGTCCCACGATACCACCGAGCCGGTGAAAGCGCCTCTGCCGGGCCGAATAGCGACCGAGATCGATCCAGCGCCAGGACTCGTCGATCGGGACCAGTCGTTCCGCGCGTTCGATCACCTCGCGCACGGGTGGTCCTAGCACGGTTCCATCCCCGTGATGGCGCACGATACCGGCGGTGCGCCGCGCCGCGGCCA of the Acidobacteriota bacterium genome contains:
- a CDS encoding CRISPR system precrRNA processing endoribonuclease RAMP protein Cas6, encoding MPRAEPAIEAAQRHLAEASRWRLEARTPTRLKVGGRWADRLRARDLVVAAARRTAGIVRHHGDGTVLGPPVREVIERAERLVPIDESWRWIDLGRYSARQRRFHRLGGIVGQAVYPPWPKEVTPFLLAARFLGLGKGTAFGLGRLEVGSVL